The Bacillus sp. FJAT-27916 genomic interval TTCAGAACTTCCTTAAATGGCAGCTCATATTGCTCGTTCATTTTTAACAGGTCCTGTATGATTTCGTTTCCCCAGCTTCTTATGGAAACCTCTGCGCCATTTTGTTGGAGCATAAGCTGCCCATTTTGACCTTCAACAGCTGCTTTTTGGATATTCCGCTCACTTTCTAGCTGCCATTTTTCGTATGGCGGCTCTTCCTTTTCTATGCAATATAATAAAAATAAATGAATAAAATTCAAATCAGCAACGGAAAGTCCACTCTTTACAAATGGGTTGATATCAATCGTGCGAAGCTCTACATACTCAATACCGTCTTGCAGTAAATCCTCTGTAGAATAAACAGGACCTTTGCCCTTCAACCGCACCTGGGTATAGAGCTCCCTTATATCTTTAAGCACCCCGTGGTTGATATAAGCTGTAATGGAATCCACATAATTTTCGAGAGAGGAATAATCCAATTCGATGAATTCTTTGTTTTGATACCCACAAAGGCTATTTCGATAAGATATGGCCTTGTTGTTCGAATACGTTTCAGGAGAGATTTCTTCCATCGTATCTACGCATTTCTTCTCATAGGTTGTATGAATCGTATTGGAAGCACCAAGGGTATAGACCAGGAACCACTGGTAACGTAAGTAGTTGCGAGTAAGCTTTAAATAAAGATCATGCTTAAACGCTTGATAGGATTTTTGTTGATTGGTTTTCGTATAGAGTGTCTGTATCAATGCATCTCCTAAGGAGAAGTTAATGTGAATTCCAGAAATAAGTTGTTTTTTTCCTCCATATTTGTTTCTCAAATACTCTCGATATTGCTCATCTTTTTCCTGGTTAGGGAAGATCGCTATCGGAATATCTTCTACTTCCGGTGTGATGGCAGGCATGGATTGGGGCCATATAAATTCATTGTCCAGCTCCAATGCCGCTATATTGTATAAGGAGTCTAAAAAATCAACTGCATCGTTTGTTGTATGAAAGACGGGTGTAATCAATTCTATTTGAGATTCTGAAAAATCTGTCGTGATATAAGGATGCTCTTTTTTATCACCAAAAACAGCAGGATGCGGCGTTAATGAAAGAGTGCCTTCACTTGTAACACGTAACCCCTCCCGTTCAAGTCCAATATTCACATCCAAGATCTGTTTATTTGAAAGAGTAGAGAAGAGATTAAATGGCATGCTGATATTTCCTCCTATAAATTGTGTTGAAAATGAGCACGGATACTATTCCTTTTACAAATGACGAAATCGCAATACTCCACCAAATCCCAGCCAACCCTAATGAAGGAATAAGCAAGATGGCTAGAGGTATTCGCATTAGCGTAAAGATAACAGAAATCGTTGAAGGGATTTTCGGCATACCAATCCCTGTGTAAGCACCCATGCAAATGATTTCAATTGCCATAAATATTTGAGAGAGACCGATTATTGTCAGATAGGCTGAAGTAATCGCGATTGTTTCAGGATCGCGCGTAAATATCCCAGCTAATTCTTCCGAGAAGAAGATAAAGATGATGCTCGTTATAAGGGCATAGGATATGCCGAGCAATAGACTAACTCGGTACCCTTTTAAGATTCGTTTATATTTTTTTGCTCCAAAATTCTGACCAATGAAGCTGCCAACCGCTCCATTTAAACTGCCCATGACAATGAACGTAATCGATTCAATTTGAAGACCGATTTTTTGTGCGGCAACCGCATCCGTTCCATAAGAAGCAATCATGATAGCTAGTATGATATTGATGACGGTAAACAGAATTCGTTGTATTGACATCGGAATACCAAGTCCTATGATTTCCTTGAACTGTTGAAAACGTATTTGGAAAATGTTCTTCTTGAACAGAATACTTCTCGCTAGATAGATAAATAAAATGAACATAAGAATGTGAGAAATCAATGTCGCAATGGCAGCACCAATGACGCCCCATTTAAATGTATAGATAAAAATCGGATCAAGAATGATATTTAAGATAAGACCAAAGGCACTGATATAGAAGCTTTGTTTATTGTTTCCAAAGCTGCTGAACATTCGAATGAAGAACGTGTTGAAATAGGAGAAAAAGAGCATAAAGGCAGACACCGCCAGGTATTTATAAGCATCTATTTGTACGGCATCATTATTTAAATTCAATAAATCCAACAGACGATTTCCAAATAACAGCAATCCAAATACGGTTATAATGCCAATAAAAAGATTCAATAACAAAGAGCTTCCAATATAGGAAGCACTCTCTGCGTCATTCTTCCTCCCTACTGAATGAGCGATTTTTATTCCTCCGCCAACGACAATCATTGCTTGAACCGCATATCCCAAATTTATAAAAAAGCTTGCTGATCCAACGGCAGCAATCGCATCAGGACCAAGACCTCCAACGAAGATCATGTCAATAAAGTTATATAGAAACTGGAGCAAGGAACTTCCTATTAGCGGAAGAGACAAAAGAGAGATAACCGAAAGTTCATTCCCAGAAGTTAAGTCAATTTTTTTCATTTCTTATCCCCTACTAAAAGTGTGTTAGAAGCATTGATGAAGCAAATGCTTTCCTCCTATTATGACCCTCAGGTGCATTTACAAGTAAATCTGTCTCGCAAAATCAACTCTATTATTTGTATTTTGCAAGTATTTAACGAAATGCTATCTTACCCCAATGGAGCAGAACAGCATCTTGTTGTTTTTTTCATATTTTCATTCAAAAGCTGAATGGATTGAATTACCATTTCTTTTTCCGTTTCACTCATCCCGGCAAAGACTTGATTAAGATAGTCATTCATTTGCTCATTGATATTGGCTGCCACACGCTGCCCTTCCTCTGTCAAAGAAAGTAGATAGATCCGCCGGTCCTCTGCATCAGGTGTTTTCTTCACTAATCCTCTTTTTACTAAGGATTGAACCTGGCGGCTAAACGTTGTAATATCCGTTCCGAGAGTGTCAGCCACTTGTTGCATCGAAGGCAATGACTGATGTTCAATTTCATATAAAATATGACTCTGAACGAGCGAGATATCATGCCCTTCCGCTTGACAGCAATTCTTGTTTAAAAACCCAAATCGACGTGTAAAGATTTGAAAAAGGTTCCGAATATCGTGCAAAAAAAATCACCTCTTGCCTGCTTTATTTACTTGCAATATGCAAGTAATCCTCCTTGAATAGAATAGCTATATTAATTGCAAATTACAAGTTATTTTAAGTAAAAACACTGGCACTGAAAGAAAACGAGAAAAAAGCCAATCCCTCGGTTGACTCTCAATCTCAAATTCTAACTCAAACAATAATGGTGATATTTCAAGTATTGATACGAACGGAAATGGAATAGTGACCCGCCCCTTTAGCTCTATAGAATATTTATTCAATACCACTTACTATTAAGTCGGCTCTTTCAAAAGGTCTATATGTTTCAACATAAACGTCCTCCGATAACATCCAATTATTCTCCCACATATCACGAGCTGTTTCTCCGTCTCTTTCAATACCTCGTGAAAGCCTTGTGTCTCTTGGACATTCAACCCATATTGTAAAATCGTATTTTCCGAAAAATTCCTGACGTATTGTGTATACACCTTCTATTATGACAATTCCTCCAACTGGAACAGTATGCCACTCTGCTAAAATATCCCTTACCCAATCATATCGCTGGTAATGCCCTTCTTTATTTTGAGCTAAGGGTTCAAGAACCTGATTTAAAACACGCCTCCAATCATAATCAGCACCAACGGGCTTATTCTTCGGAAGCGTTTTTAGAAGTTGTGAAGAAGGCAAATAGAAATCATCCATATGCACAACAGTTGTATTTAATAATTTACTCTTTAACTTACTAGCGAGTGTGCTTTTCCCTGAACCTCCACAGCCGTCTATCCCAATTAACAAAGTTGATTGTTTTTGGGGAACTGAGTTGATTAGCTTAATCAAGTGTTCGAAATCATTACTGCCTTTAAACGTTTTATTATTCATATTATCACCACTTTAAATTTGGTAACCTTCTTGTTATCTTACCTGTACATTATATTTTCTATTAATTTATGGTTAAATGCTTCTTCCGCTAACCTGCCCGTTTCTCCAATAAGGAATTCCACACAAAAAGGCATTAATCCTTCTTAGATAAATGCCCCCGAGAGTTTAAGTGTATTTATTCGCATAGAACTATCCAAAATAGTTCTCTATATGCCATTTCTAATAATCTAACTGCTTTAAACTCAATAATAAACCGTCATCTGTAATCCTTTTAATTTTGTATAAATTTAACTTTCTGTCAATGATTTTATCCGTTTTATCTTCTTTACTGAAGGAAATTCTTACTGCATTTATTGCATAAATAAGAATTGATAGCACACCTGCACTTCCTAAGGCCACTCCTATACTTTCGTTTTCTGGAGGATGAGTATCCATAATCTTTCTTATGTCTTTATAATAGTCTCCTTTAATAAGGATATATTCAGATTTCACCTCTAAACCTGCTAATAACTCAGTTCGATTATATGCTTCATAAGCTTCTATACCGTTCTCTTTGTACATAAAAACCCCACCTTTCAAGTGTCATAATAATTATATGAAGAAAAATAAACTAAAGGTTCGATTTTTTATAATTTTATTTATTCGACTAAACTCCCTCAATAAAGAATTCAACAAAAAGAGCATTAATCCTCCTTTGGACCAACGCCCAGGTTATTGGTAACTGGTTAGTCTCTATTGGTCGAATAATGATTCTTCTTGTATATCTGTTATTTCAGATTCAATCACGTCTTTTATTTTTTCGTTTCCGATTGCCCCATTATTAAACATATTCGAATCTGTTACATAGATCAGCCTAAATGCTACACCATTCTTCAGTTCAATTTCTAAAAATAATCGTTTTCCGTCCATTTTATCATCCTTATACAAAGTCTCAATATCCTCCAATTTCAATTGATCCCAAGCATCTAGGAATTTCGTTTTTGAAGGTTGTGAGAATGTGTGTATTCGTTCTCCATCTTCTGTACTTTCAATGTAAATATTTTTCACGAACTTTCTCATTGGTACTAGGTCAGCAGCCGTTTTGGCCTCGATATGGGTATCCACCACATAAGTTTTATCGTTGGCCATCACCAGCAAATCTGACGGATAGCCTTTCACCTCATAGATGGGTGTCCCCTCTTCCAAAAACGTGGCATCCCCATTTTCCATCTGGTGATCGCTACAAGCATTATCAGCCATCCTATAGGCAACTTCCCCAAGCTTCCTGCCCTTTTCAATTGAAATGGGACCCGACTCATCCGCAGAGTCTGGAAACTGGTGTTGGTATTTGATACCGCTAATCTTCAAGACATCCATCCATTCAATTTCACCATCAGGACAACTGCCTAAAAAGGAATTGCTGCAAGAGGATAACAAGATTGTGAAGACTAGGATACCAAGCATCTTTTTTAAACGCTTCATAAAACCCTCCATATGACGTGATTTAGAAAACCTTTGAATTTCTTCAATACCAAATACCTCTAATTCCTTTTTTAACATTCATTATTCTACATAAGGAAAGTGTAAGTTCTTCGCATTATTGAGCTAACCTGTCACATATAACAATAAGGAATTCAACAAAAAAGAGCATTAATCCTCCTTGGATCAACGCTCCCTATAGTTTAAGTACATTTTTCCACAAATTCAGACAGTGAAAAAGCCACCCATAGAGTAGCAGCTTCACCATTTACTGAATTGGCATTTGGCTTTTCAAAAACCATTCAAACCATCTACCGTGTCCATCTGTTGTAGCTATAGTATTTTTACTCTCAACACCATCCAAATAATAATCAAGATGCAAGTACCTATCTTGAATATTATTGTATATATGAAATACGTCCCTATTCCTACCAATACCTTCAACAATTTGCAACAGTTGTTTTTTCTTTTCTACGGGTATCTGGTTAGCAACGTGAGTATGAAAAATACAAATCACGCTGTCTTCTGAAGTGTTATCAACAAATTTAGGTAACATACTAACCCCATCACCATCATATAAACTCACTGGAACTTCTTTAATATAACTTGCAGCTTCTTCAAACATACACAATCTCTCTTTATGTTCTGTCCATATTAAGGATTTAAGCCACAATTTCTCATCTTCATCATTTAAATGAATTGTATTTAAATCTATACCAATCCTTGCCGATACTGGCGGCGGCGTCGAATGGAGAATCGGAGTATTTTCTCCTTTTATTTGTGCAGTAATATTAAGTCTGGAATCAAACCTGCCATATATGTCATTTTGCCCGTATGAGTATGAATATTGGTCCCAAAGAAGCTGTAATCCTGCACTCGTTCCAATTTCAATAAGTGTTAGTGGTTTCTTCACTATCTCATAAATAGTACAAAAAACAGGATAAAGATATGCACATCTTCGTACTTCATTCGTTTGGACAAGTCTA includes:
- the gshAB gene encoding bifunctional glutamate--cysteine ligase GshA/glutathione synthetase GshB; the protein is MPFNLFSTLSNKQILDVNIGLEREGLRVTSEGTLSLTPHPAVFGDKKEHPYITTDFSESQIELITPVFHTTNDAVDFLDSLYNIAALELDNEFIWPQSMPAITPEVEDIPIAIFPNQEKDEQYREYLRNKYGGKKQLISGIHINFSLGDALIQTLYTKTNQQKSYQAFKHDLYLKLTRNYLRYQWFLVYTLGASNTIHTTYEKKCVDTMEEISPETYSNNKAISYRNSLCGYQNKEFIELDYSSLENYVDSITAYINHGVLKDIRELYTQVRLKGKGPVYSTEDLLQDGIEYVELRTIDINPFVKSGLSVADLNFIHLFLLYCIEKEEPPYEKWQLESERNIQKAAVEGQNGQLMLQQNGAEVSIRSWGNEIIQDLLKMNEQYELPFKEVLKAKEDIIHNPEKTYAYKLGQLCKEKGYIEAHMELAKKHRDAAFRERFLFKPYTDMELSTQILLKESVKRGISFGIMDRKENFIELIKGSNVQYVKQATKTSKDQYVAVLIMENKSVTKQILKRNGLQTPEGEEFFDLASAKESIHHWVNRPLVIKPKSTNFGLGISIFPKGAGKESLIQALNIAFREDSAVLIEPFIKGKEYRFLVIGDETVAVLHRVPANVTGDGISTIQQLIDQKNENPLRGRGYKTPLEKIQIDENMKLFLEQQNLTIDSVIPKGEEQYLRENSNISTGGDSVDVTDMVPISFKKIAVEASKSVGANICGVDMIVEDLTDDHSPYSIIELNFNPAIHIHSYPYEGKERNIAYNILQLLELD
- a CDS encoding MATE family efflux transporter; the protein is MKKIDLTSGNELSVISLLSLPLIGSSLLQFLYNFIDMIFVGGLGPDAIAAVGSASFFINLGYAVQAMIVVGGGIKIAHSVGRKNDAESASYIGSSLLLNLFIGIITVFGLLLFGNRLLDLLNLNNDAVQIDAYKYLAVSAFMLFFSYFNTFFIRMFSSFGNNKQSFYISAFGLILNIILDPIFIYTFKWGVIGAAIATLISHILMFILFIYLARSILFKKNIFQIRFQQFKEIIGLGIPMSIQRILFTVINIILAIMIASYGTDAVAAQKIGLQIESITFIVMGSLNGAVGSFIGQNFGAKKYKRILKGYRVSLLLGISYALITSIIFIFFSEELAGIFTRDPETIAITSAYLTIIGLSQIFMAIEIICMGAYTGIGMPKIPSTISVIFTLMRIPLAILLIPSLGLAGIWWSIAISSFVKGIVSVLIFNTIYRRKYQHAI
- a CDS encoding MarR family winged helix-turn-helix transcriptional regulator, coding for MHDIRNLFQIFTRRFGFLNKNCCQAEGHDISLVQSHILYEIEHQSLPSMQQVADTLGTDITTFSRQVQSLVKRGLVKKTPDAEDRRIYLLSLTEEGQRVAANINEQMNDYLNQVFAGMSETEKEMVIQSIQLLNENMKKTTRCCSAPLG
- a CDS encoding uridine kinase family protein, whose amino-acid sequence is MNNKTFKGSNDFEHLIKLINSVPQKQSTLLIGIDGCGGSGKSTLASKLKSKLLNTTVVHMDDFYLPSSQLLKTLPKNKPVGADYDWRRVLNQVLEPLAQNKEGHYQRYDWVRDILAEWHTVPVGGIVIIEGVYTIRQEFFGKYDFTIWVECPRDTRLSRGIERDGETARDMWENNWMLSEDVYVETYRPFERADLIVSGIE
- a CDS encoding DUF2332 domain-containing protein, which produces MVDNKFLSQTFLAFAERECKGSSPLYELLSINISKDYELLEICSNAGEGQPIPNLLFGAVHYLLLKGNDHPLKEFYPSIVNNPKSYRESYKFFKDFCFKHRSEIESILKTRLVQTNEVRRCAYLYPVFCTIYEIVKKPLTLIEIGTSAGLQLLWDQYSYSYGQNDIYGRFDSRLNITAQIKGENTPILHSTPPPVSARIGIDLNTIHLNDEDEKLWLKSLIWTEHKERLCMFEEAASYIKEVPVSLYDGDGVSMLPKFVDNTSEDSVICIFHTHVANQIPVEKKKQLLQIVEGIGRNRDVFHIYNNIQDRYLHLDYYLDGVESKNTIATTDGHGRWFEWFLKSQMPIQ